GTGGCTGCGGGGGCGATCGCGGCGATCGCCTCGGAATCCGCTCTAACTAAGCATCCTCTAGGAAAAAATTGTGTGATTTCCAGTACAGACATAGCGAAGGACTGTGCGGAAATTGCGGCTGTATTCTATAACTATCCCGCCCAAACCTTAAAGCTAGTCGGAGTTACAGGAACCAACGGGAAAACCACCACTACTCACTTGATTGAATCCTTTTTAACTCAGGGACAAAAGCCGACTGCTCTCCTGGGAACCCTCTACGCGAAATGGCCGGGATATCATCAAACCGCTATCAATACCACCCCCTTTGCGGTTACCCTGCAAGCACAGCTCTCCCAAGCCGTTGGAGCCGGATGTGAGTATGGGGTGATGGAAGTTAGTTCCCATTCCCTAGAGCAAAAACGAGTTTGGGGATGTCCGTTTGAAGTGTCTGTTTTTACGAATCTCACCCAAGATCACTTGGACTATCACCCCACGATGGAAGCTTATTTTGAAGCTAAGGCACTGCTGTTTAGTCCAGATTACTTGAAGGGAAAAGCGATCATTAATTTTGACGATCCCTATGGAAAACGGTTGATTGAGCGCCTACCCCAAGAACAGGTTTGGAGCTATAGCACTGAGAATCGTTCCGCTTCGTTGTGGACAAGCGATCTAGAATACCAGCCTAAGGGCGTGAAAGGAATTTTACATACGCTATTAGGTGAGATTGCCTTTGAATCGCCCTTAGTCGGTCAATTTAATGTCTCCAATCTCTTA
This window of the Roseofilum reptotaenium CS-1145 genome carries:
- a CDS encoding UDP-N-acetylmuramoyl-L-alanyl-D-glutamate--2,6-diaminopimelate ligase, which produces MKLGELLAKVSGLGEVPAHPALDLEIRNLSTNSHSCQAGDLFIGMPGTRVDGGEFWPSAVAAGAIAAIASESALTKHPLGKNCVISSTDIAKDCAEIAAVFYNYPAQTLKLVGVTGTNGKTTTTHLIESFLTQGQKPTALLGTLYAKWPGYHQTAINTTPFAVTLQAQLSQAVGAGCEYGVMEVSSHSLEQKRVWGCPFEVSVFTNLTQDHLDYHPTMEAYFEAKALLFSPDYLKGKAIINFDDPYGKRLIERLPQEQVWSYSTENRSASLWTSDLEYQPKGVKGILHTLLGEIAFESPLVGQFNVSNLLAAIGAGLHLGITLETMVSSLPDFLGVPGRMERVSINRDQEITVIVDYAHTPDSLENLLKASRPFIPGRMICVFGCGGDRDRTKRPIMGKIAAELSDVPVVTSDNPRTENPEQILQDIVAGIPESAQPMVIGDRAEAIRHAILDAKPGDGILIAGKGHEDYQILGTEKIHFDDREQARLALGERA